From Acidobacteriota bacterium:
CAGGGGCGAGCCGGATTCATTCGTCATAGCCGGATACTAGCATCTGTTTTACCCCAGCTTCGGATGCAGCCGGTGAAACCCTGTCGCCTCCTGATACGCCCGCGCGAACGCCGCCAGCCTCGCATCGGAGTAAAGGCCGCCCAGGAAGGTAAGCGAGACCGGAGTTCCAGGCCCTCTCGTATTTCTCCGGTCGCCATCGTCCAGATGATCCCCCAGAGGAGCGTCGTCTCCGCGCACCCCATTTGGCACAATCACTGCCGGATGTCCCGTCAGGTTGGTCGCTGAAAGCTGAGCTCCATCACTTGGGGTTACGATGACGTCCACCTCGCTGAAGAGCTTCGCCATCGCATCCATCGCCAGTGACCGGGCACGTTGCGCCTGTATATAGTCCACGGCTGAATAGAACCGTGCCCTGCGAAATGAGTTTGGCCAATCGAAGCTCTCCTGCCCATTCAGCAGGCTGTCGCGCCCGCTCAACGTCAATTCGTCGAACGCGGCGGCGGCTTCCGCGCCAAGAACGGGAGTGATATCGCCGAAGTGATACCCCTTTGGCATCTTCACTTCAACCAGCTTTACTCCCATCTTCTTCAGGGCTTCCAGCGCAGCCTGCCCATACTTCGCGTCGTATAGCTCTCTGGCGAAGTCCCTCTTATGTTCTTCCGTGGCATTTGCTTCAAGTACCGGCAGGTCAAACTCGCTCTTGAGGTAGCCCACGCGCAGCTTCTTCCAGTCGAACTCCGCATCCCAGTTGAAGGCTGCATCCTTGACGCTGCGGTCATGGCCGTCCGGGCCATAGATGGCGTTCATCACAAGAGCGCAATCTTCTACGCTCCGGCAGATCGGCCCGATCTTGTCCATCGTCCAGCTCAGCGCCATCGCACCTGTGCGCGGTACAAAACCAAACGTCGGCCGCAGCCCCGTCGTCCCGCACCGCGTGCTCGGCGACGAGATAGACCCCAGCGTCTCCGTCCCGATCGCAAACCCGACGCATCCCGCGCTTACGGCGCTCGCGCTCCCTGCCGAAGACCCGCTCGACCCCTGTTTTGGGTTCCACGGGTTCCGTGTCCTGCCTCCAAACCAGAGGTCGCCTTGTGCCAGCGCCCCCATCGTCAGCTTGGCGACGAGCACGGCTCCGGCTGCATCCAGCCTCTCGACCACGGTCGCGTCGTAATCGAAGCTCTGCTTCTCGAACCCCGCCGCCCCCCAGGTCGTGGGGTATCCCTTCACCGCCAGCAGGTCCTTCGCCCCCCACGGAATCCCATGCAGCGGCCCTCTATATTTACCTCCGGCTATCTCCTTGTCAGCCTCAGCCGCCTGTTTCAGGGCGCGCTCCTCGGTCAGCGTGATCGCAAAGTGCAGTTGGGGATCGTACCTCTTCAAACGAGCGAGATACATCTTCGTCAACTCCAGCGAGCCGACTTTTCTGGTCTTTACAAGCTCAGCCAGCACTCTCACGGAGCCGAAAGCAAGCCCTGCCTCTCCTCCTGCTACGAGTCCGTTTACTTCTGGCGATTTGCTCATCCGCATCGGCTTGCGTACCGTATCCAGCTTCATTCCCGCCGGCACCGGGTCGAAGACGAACGCCGGAGCCACACTGTTCGGGATCTTCATGCTGCGGATCACCAGCACCGAGTCGCGCTGCTGCCGGAGATCCTCCAGCACCATGGTCTTCTGCTCGGCCGTCAATTTAATAGCTGCAATCGCTGCCGCGGCATCGATCATCTCCGGGGTAATCTTCGCCAGATGATCGCGATCAACCCCAGCGCCTTCTATATTGGTTGTTGGATTCGACGAAGCCTGCGCCGCCATTCCCCACAAAACGCCTGGTAGTAGAGTCTGACCCAGCCCCGCAGCAGAACACACGCCAAGAAACCACCGCCGGTTCAACACCATAGACTGTTCGCTCATCCCGGCATTATTGCATCGGTTTGCTTACAAGCTTTCGCCCTTAAGCGGTTTTGTGACCATTTGCCCTCTCTTCAGAGGGGGTGAACTCAGCTTTGGGTTGAGGTTCCAGTGTGGCTAAATGAGCGCAGATCAACCGTTAGCCCGAAAAGAGAAATTCATTTCCCCTGGCAGGGGAAATTAGTTTCCCTGAATTTCCCTGCTGCCTGCATGGATTTGCACATACGTCTCGGGGTTATCAGGTAAGTACAAGAAAACACGCACCGTAATTTTATTTGGAGTTTGGAGCGCAAGGTGCATATAGGGAAGGCGTACCGCAAGTTTTGTAGGCCAAACACTTAAAGGAGTTCTATGCGTCGTCTATCTGTAGTCCTGGCTTTAGCGACCTTGGCGGGAGGGGCACCGGCGCTGCTGGCTGACTCCATCCCGTACGCGAACGTCGGCACCCCGGCCCCCTCTTCAACCTTGGTTGCACAAAGCACCGGAAGCGTCACAGGATACTTCCTCGGACAAAGTGCCGCCGACAATTCGGTCGTTCGGATGATTGATGTCACCAGCGGATATACCAGCGTTTATTTATTCCCGAACCACAGCACTGCGGTTGGAGCTTCCGCAGACTTTGGTCCAGTCAACGCTGGAGATATCCTGATCTTTGAGTTGTTGGATCTCAGCAGTGGGTTCACGCTTTCTACCGATGCAGCAACCAACATTGACGGAGTCAACCATGGCTACGCCACCCTCTTCGCTGGCGGTCTGCTCGGAACCGAGACTTATCCGGCGGGGACCTACATCGGAATGGAAGATACTCCGTGGGGCGACTACGACTACAACGACAACCAGTTCCTCTTTACCAACGTAGCTCCTGCTCCTGAGCCCGGAACGCTTCTGCTCCTCGGCACCGGAATCCTTGGCGCTGCTGGAACCCTGCGTCGCAAGATGTTCGCACGCTAACCTGCTTCACTCACCAAATAAATGGCCTGGTCATCGACCGGGCCATTTCCTTTTAACCACTTTAGTCTTCAGAGATAGATGCCGTCATTCTGAGCGTAGCGAAGAATCCCAGTATGGCCAGCCCTGCGCTTAGATGTCGAGGTTCTTCACATCCAGAGCGTTCTCTTCGATGAACTTGCGCCGGCTTTCGACATCCTCGCCCATCAGCGTGGTGAAGATCTCTTCGCAGGCAGCAATGTCTTCCAGCTTCACCTGCAACAGCGTCCTCCGCTCCGGATCCATGGTCGTCTCCCAAAGCTGAGGAGCCGTCATCTCGCCCAGACCCTTGTACCGTTGCACCTGGTACTCCTTGCGGCCCTGCTCGATGACGTACTCGAAGACCTCGCGCGCCGTCTTCTTCTCTACCGGATCCTGTGAAGCCTTGCTCTGCCGCTTTCCGGCCTTTGCCTCAAGCGCCGTTCCCGGAGCTGCCGCCGTCTCAGCTACGCCTTCATCTGATGCAGCTTCTTCTGCCTCTTCCGCAGCCTCCGCTTTGGAGCCCTTCGCAGCGTACTCGATCACGAACGGCCCCGTAAGCTGCTCGCGAATCTGGGCATGCTTGCCCAGCATCTGCCTGCTCTCGGGAGCGGAGGCCAGCGTCCAGTCGATCGTCCGCACCGCACCCTGCGCATCGGTAAAGTTCACCGAGTACATCTTGTGCTCTTCGTCGAACTCCACTTCTCCGACATGCTTGAACTGGTAGGTCTTCGCCACCGCTTCCAGCTTCGCCTTCATCGCTTTCAGCTTGTCGGGGGACTCGAAGTCTGCACGCTTGGCCGGCTCCTTGCCCTCGTGGGCAAACAGGTCGGCGAACTCGCGCGTGACCTCTTCGTTCCGCAGCCGCTTCTCCACCTTGTCGAAGAAGCCGAGGTAGTCGTTCAGCTGCCCCATGAACTTCGTCAGCGCCGCGCCTTCCAGCTTCGCGCCGCCCTCGCCGTAGCGGATCACCATGCCATCCGAGGCACGCTTGACCATGACGGAGACGTACTCGCGGTCGTCCTTGATGTACTGCTCGAACTTGCCCTTCTTGATGCGGTACAGCGGCGGCTGTGCGATGTACACATGTCCGCGCTTGATCAGCTCTGTCATGTGACGGAAGAAGAACGTCAGCAGCAGCGTGCGGATGTGCGATCCGTCGACGTCGGCATCGGTCATCAGGATCAGCTTGCCGTAGCGCAGCTTGGTTGTGTCGAAGTCGTCCTTGCCGATGCCCGTGCCCAACGCCGTAATCATGGCGCGAATTTCTTCGTGGCCCAGCATCTTGTCGTAACGGGCCTTCTCCACGTTGAGGATCTTACCTTTGAGCGGCAGAATCGCCTGGAACTTGCGGTCACGCCCCTGCTTCGCGGTTCCGCCTGCGCTCTCGCCCTCGACCAGATACAGTTCGCAGCGATCCGGCTCGCGCTCCGAGCAGTCGGCCAGCTTGCCCGGCAGTCCGCCGCCATCCAGCGCGCCCTTGCGGCGAGTCAGATCGCGTGCCTTGCGAGCGGCCTCGCGTGCGCGGGCAGCGTCGATCGCCTTGTTGATGATCTTCTTTGCAACCGAAGGGTTCTGCTCGAGGAAGGCGCCGAGACGCTCGTTGATGAACGCCTGGACAGTTCCTGCGATGTCGGAGTTCAGCTTGCCCTTCGTCTGTCCTTCAAACTGCGGCTGCGACAGCTTCACGCTGATCACGGCCACAAGGCCCTCGCGAACGTCGTCGCCCGACAGGTTCTCCTTCACGTCCTTGAACAGGCCCATCTGCTGGCCTGCCCAGTTGATCGTGCGCGTCAGTGCCGCGCGGAAGCCCTGAAGGTGCGTTCCGCCGTCGACCGTGTTGATATTGTTGGCGAAGGTGAAGATCGTTTCGGAGTACGCGTCGTTGTACTGGAGCGCAATCTCCATGGCGACGTTGTCGCGCTCGGCCTCCATGTAGATCGGCTTGTCGTGCAGCACCTGCTTGCCCTTGTTCAGGTGCTTGATGAACTCCGCGATGCCGCCGACGTACTTGAACTCCTGGTGCTTCGCCTCACCCGTCTTGGCGTCGGCGGTGCGCTCGTCCGTCAGGTGAATCTCAAGGCCCTTGTTCAGGAAGGCCAGCTCGCGCAGGCGCTGGGCCAGCGTGTCGTAGTTGTACTCGGTGACGGTGAAGATACTCTTGTCGGGAAGGAAGTGAATCTTCGTCCCCAGCTTCTTCGACGGACCCATCTGCCGCAGCTTGCTGATGGGGTCGCCCTTGGAGTAGTCCTGCGTCCAGGCAAACCCGTCGCGCCAAATCTCAACGTCAAACTCTTCCGAGAGCGCGTTCACGCAGCTCACACCAACGCCGTGCAGACCGCCCGAGACCTTGTAGTTCGACGCGTCGAACTTGCCGCCCGCGTGCAGCATGGTCAGGACAACCTGTACGCCCGGCATCGTCTTGCCGTTGACGGTCTTGTTATCCACGGGAATGCCGCGTCCGTCGTCGGTCACGGTGATGGAGTTGTCGACGTGGATGGTGACGTCGATCCGTGAGGCATGGCCGGCCAGCGCCTCGTCCACCGAGTTGTCGACGACCTCATAAACCAGGTGGTGCAACCCCTGCTCGCCGGTCGAGCCGATATACATCGCAGGGCGCTTTCGGACTGCGGCAAGACCCTCGAGAACGGTAATGTTCTCCGCCGAATAGCCGCCTGAGGCCGGCTTTGCCTGACCAGTTTTCTGGTCGCTGCTCTCTTCCAAAAGTTCCGTTCCAGTCGGGACTGCGGTCGTTGCCATGTAACTCCTGAAATTGCTGGGATTGACCCTCCGGGAAACTGTAGTCTCAATCCGCTGAAGCCCGCGTAAATCAAGCACTTAAGACTAATTTCAACCGGGATTTTCCGTAACTTAAGTATAACACGCGCAGGGGAGGAAAAGCCGGGTTTGGAGCGCTTCACGAGGGCACGTACCCACCCCGATTCCACCTGGCCCGCAGCTAACTTCAACACCCGCCTATCTCGTTCTGCGAAAGCAATTTATCAGCCAAAAGCAGGCGTTCCACAGACGCAACTTCACGTCCAACAGGTAACCGAAGGGGTTGCACCCAAAGTTGTACTGCCCAATCCCCCGACGATTGCTATTGTCATTCCCCAGAGGTGAAACATTTCATGAAACTGAATCGCTTGTTGATGGCATCTGCCCTCTGTCTTACTTTGTCGGCCTCCTCCTCCGCTTTTGCTTGTGAGCATGGCAATGGATGGCTCTTTTCCTACTTCCACCACTGCGACCGCGACAACGACAACAATCGTGATCATGATCGCAACAGTAAACGTCAGTGCGACCAGAACGGCCAGGACTCCGGTCGAGGCAATAACTGTGACCGAGGCAAGGGCAACGGTGGAGGCTACTGCGGCACCGGCGGCGGAACCTCGACCGGTGGCGGCGGCAATACCGGCGGCGGTGGCACCCCTATCGGTAAGTAGATCAGTAATAGCCATTAGCCAAAAAAACGCCAGACAAGCGCCCACTGGCACACCTCTAAATCCCCATCTTCAGGAAAGGTGGGAAACCTTTTAGCGGCTCCGGTCCTCACAGGCCGGGGCCGTTTTGTCTTCGCGCTCTCTCGACTCCACATTAAGTGACAGAAAACAAAACATATATGGCTTCTAACAAAGAAGCCCCTACCGAAATATAGGGGGAGGGGATGCTTTGATGTCAGGCTCTCGTAGATTTCGGATATACTCGATAGGTTGCCGAAAAAGCAGCAAATCCAGAATCACTAAGTTCTAGGATCACTAATGCCAAAGTTGAAGACACACTCAGGCGCGGCCAAGCGCTTCAAGAAGACCGGCACGGGCAAGTTCAAGCGCGGCCAGTCCAAGATGCGCCACATCCTCACCTCGAAGAAGACCAAGACCAAGCGTCACCTGCGCTCGATCACCCTGGTCTCCGAGGCGGATTCGGCCAAGGTCGCCCGCATGATTCCTTACGCCTGAGATTTGGGCGAAGGAATCGAGAGAGTTTTTCAGATCGAGCCGCTGAAATCAGCAAAGGGCCGGTAAAAGCGTAAAGGCCCCTGGAGAATCGCAAGCGAACTCCACCGAGATCTGAAGTTGCAAAGCGAGTGAAGAGGCCACCTTGCCTCCAGCCGCTAAAACGAAGTACGCAAAAGGAGACGCACCATGCCCCGTGTAAAACGGAGTACAAAACGCAGCGACCGCCGCAAAAAGATCCTCAAGCGCGCGAGTGGCTACTTCCTCACAAAGTCCAAGCTCTATCAGGCAGCACAGGAGGCCGTCGAGCGCTCCCTGATGTTTGCCTACACCGGCCGCAAGCAGAAGAAGCGTCAGTTCCGCTCCCTCTGGATCGTCCGCATCGGCGCTGCCGCCAAGCTGAACGGCATGAGCTACTCGACCTTCATCGACGGCCTCAAGAAGGCGGGCAACGGTCTCGATCGCAAGATCCTCGCCGACATCGCCGCCAACGACGCAGCCGGCTTCACCGCGCTCGCCGAGCAGGCCAAGGCCGCTCTCGCAGCCGCGAAGTCCGAGAAGAAGGCCGCCTAAGCCCGAATCGAAGAAATACGAAAAGAGGCACCGCGCCAAAGCGGTGCCTCTTTTCATTGCACGAATTATTGCCCGAAAGTCTCTGCGTATCGAAGCTAGTGTGTCCGCCGCATTACATCGAAGGTGTCAACCACGGTTCCGTCGGTTGCTGTTACGGTGACGTGGAGTTTGTCTTTGCTCGCATCGACATGGGCGACCTGGTCCTGGCCCACAACGAGCACGGGGTAGTTGTTGCCTGCCTCTCCTGCGTTGAAGTGAACGAAGCGGTGATAGTGACCGGCAATGACGAGGTCGACCTTTGCCGCGTTGGCGACTGCGGTCCAGTCGGTGTTATGCCCGTCGAGCCAGCCCCAGTCCGGCTGGTGCATGAGCACGACCCGGAACGGAGCCGCAGCCAGTTCGGGATCACTCTTTACCTGTTCACGGAACCATTGCAGCTCCTGTGCCCGATAAGGGGCCTGGCGGTTCAGGCCTGCGTAGACAGGCGTCGCGTCCGGCTTGTCCTCACCGGAGTCCATGATCAATAGATGGACCGGACCCGTGCTGCGCGCATAGAAGTAGCGGCCCTCGCCGGCTGGAGTCAGGTAGTTCGCCATGCTTCGCGCAAAGGGCCCGCGCCACTCATGGTTGCCACGGGCTATCAGCAGAGGCTTGCCGTTCAGAGCTTTGCCGAGAGGGTCCAACCAGTGATCGAAGACCTGGTCTTCGTCGGTTGCATAATCCAGGCCGTCGCCGAGATGGACGAGAAAGTCGGTTGAGGACCACGGGATGCTGCTCATCAGGGAGCTGATCCGTGGCAGGCTCTCATGGGTGTCTGTAATCAGGCTGAAGGAGATGTCCTGTCCGCTGGGGGGAAGCGTGGTCAGACTGTAGACGGCGCTTTGTGTGGGGGTTCCATCCACCGGCCAGTAAGGCTTCAATCGAACGACGGGGGTGGCCACAATGCGGTACTGGTATCGCTGCCCGGCCTTGAGTCCGGTGAGCTCGATGCGGTGCAGGGTGGTCACCGGCAGTTGGCCGAATTGATTGGCCTCTGCGGTCTGCTGGAAGTTGCCAGGACCGTATTCGATGCGCGTGATCGCAGGGACGTTCGTCGTCCACTCGATGGTGGCCGAAGTCTGGGAGGCGGCAACGGCGATGGGGCCATGCACGATGACAGCGTTGGCTTCCACCACAGGCGCTGGACGGTTGGCAGCATCGTTGGCTGCCGGTGCGGGGTGGTTTGCGAGCGAGGGCCTGTGTGGCGTGACTTGAGCTGCGACCGAGCAGGTGGCGGTCGTGACAACAGCCAGAACCATACCAAGACGATGAAGCATTGTCTGTCTCCGTGGGTATTTCGAAATGTTGCTTTGTCTTATTAATTACCACTATCGGAGAGAGAATAAATTTATTTAAGTAAGGAAAGAGAATGCCTTCAGGAGGGGAAGGGGTCCCTTACCCCATCTGCCGCCGTCGTATGCTAAGGAGGGAATTCGATTTATGTCCTTGTTACGGAAGAAGCTGCTACTGGCAATCGGAGTACTGTGTTGCGCGGCCCCGCTCTGCGCGCAGCAGATCGCCCTCACCTTCGACGACCTGCCGGAGAATGGCGAGCTGCCGCCGCACGTCACCCGGTTGCAGATCGCGCGTTCGATCCTGGCAACGCTCAAGCGCGAGAGGATGCCCCCGATCTATGGCTTCGTCAACGCAATCTCATTTAAAGACGCGCCGGAAGAGATCTCGTTCCTGAAGGCGTGGCGGGCCGCCGGGCAACCGCTCGGCAATCACACCTACTCGCATGCCTCGCTGACGGCCGATACAGTCGCGCAGTACGAGACGGAGATCGCGAAGGACGAGCCGGTCCTCAAGCGGTTCATGGGCAGCCAGGACTGGCGCTGGTTCCGCTACCCCTATCTCAGCGAGGGCGAGACGCCCGAAAAGCGCGATGCGATCCGAAGCTATCTCGACCAGAAGGGGTACAAGATCGCGCAGGTCTCGCTCGACTTCAAGGACTACCTCTGGACCGACGCCTACGTCCGCTGTGCCCAGCAGCACAACGCGAAAGAAATGCAGGCGATGGAGCAGGGGTATCTTGCCGCGGCCGATCAGTCGATCACGGTCTTTCGCCAGGGGACGCAGGCTCTTTATGGCCACGAGATTCCCTACGTTCTGCTGCTGCACGTGGGCGCGCTCGATGCAAAGATGTTGCCGCGACTTATCGCCTTGCTGCGCCAGCGTGGCTTTACCTTCGTCACGCTCCCCGAGGCCATGAGCGATCCGGCCTACAAGGAGAACCCCAACGTCGCGCTCGCCGATGGGGTACCGTTTCAGGAGCAGGTTGCCATCGCGCGTCACCTCACCTTCCCGCACATCGAAGACCGTGCCAAATATCTGGACTCCGTCTGCCCGGAGCATTGATCAGTTTTCATCATGTCAACCAGCACGTGTCCGATATGATTTAGGAGATGCCTGAGATCGAGACCCAGCAGCGCCTCACCTACAAGCAGGGAAGCGCCCGGAAGAGCGCCCCGGGCGAGGCATCTTTTGAATCGTGGGGCCGCTATCCCTCGTACAAGGCCAACATCATTCCGCTGCATTGGCAGAGTGACTTTCCCGCGGCGGTCCGTGGAATCCATGATGCCGTCCTGCCGGTTGGCCTGGGACGCAGCTATGGCGATGTTTGTCTGCTCGATCAGGGAAATCTGTTACCCACGCCGGCGATGAACCGCCTGATCTCCTTCGATCCCGAGACTGGTTTACTGACTGCCGAAGCAGGCATCTCGCTGGCGCAGATCCTCGACTTCTCCGTGCCGCGCGGGTTCTTCCTGCCCGTCACTCCGGGAACGAAGTACGTCACGCTCGGCGGCGCGATCGCCAATGACATTCATGGCAAGAACCATCACGTCGCCGGGACCTTCGGCCGTCACGTCACGGAGTTCGAGCTTGTCCGCTCCGACGGAACGGTTCTGCGCTGCTCGCCGAACGAGAACCCCGAGTTCTACGCGATGACCATCGGCGGGCTCGGCCTCACGGGGCTCATCCGCTGGGCGACGCTCAGGCTCAAGCCGATCGTCTCGCGCAAGATCGACTACGAGGGAATCCAGTTCCACGGCATCGACGAGTTTCTTTACCTCACCGAGGCGAGCAAGGAGATCGAGTACACGGTCAGTTGGGTCGATTGCACCTCGACCGGAAAAAACTTCTGCCGCGGCATCTTCATGCAGGGCGATCACTCGACCCGCCGCGATGAACTGAAGCCATCGCCCGAGCCGAAGCTGGTGTTTCCCTTCAACGCTCCCGGTTTTGCGTTGAATCATGTTTCGGTCAGCGCATTCAACACGCTCTTCTTCCACAAGCAGATGGGCAAGCGCCAGGTTGCATTGCAGGACTACGAGCCGTTCTTTTATCCGCTCGACAAGGTGCTGCACTGGAACCGCATGTACGGCAAGAGCGGCCTGTTGCAGTTCCAGTACGTCATTCCTTGGAACAACGCGCGCGAGGGAACGGTAGCGATCCTCAAGGAGGTCGCGAAGTCTGGCCTCGCCAGCTTCCTGGCCGTGCTCAAGGCGTTTGGCGATGTTCCTTCGCCGGGAGTGATGAGCTTTCCGCGCCCTGGCATCACGCTCGCTCTCGACTTTCCCATCAAGCCGGGCAAGAGCTTTCCGCTGTTTGAACGCCTCGCCGACATGACGCTTGAGTTCGGCGGCCGCCTCTATCCGGCGAAGGACGCCGCGATGACCGCCGCGCAGTTTCAGGCCTTCTACCCGGAGTGGCGGCAACTGGCACGCTTCCGCGATCCGCTCATCACGTCGAGCTTCTGGGAGCGCGTCACTGGAGAACAACCGAATCTATGAGCAGCAACGCAAATCATTCGTCACGCAAGATACTCGTTCTGGGAGCTACATCCGGTATCGCCGAGGCCACCTGCCGCATCTGGGCCTCGCAGGGAGCGAGCCTGTTTCTCGTAGCGCGCAATGCCGAGAAGCTTGCGGCCGTGGCAACCGACCTTCGCACGCGCGGCGCGAGCTTTGTCGATACGGCCGTCGCCGATCTCGACGACACGGAGCAGCACCCAGCGCTGCTGGCCCACGCGGTCAATGCGCTCACCGGCCTCGACGTTGCCTATCTCGCGCACGGCGTTCTGGGAGACCAGACACAGGCGGAGCAGGATTTCAACACTGCCGCTCACATCCTTCATACCAACCTGATGGCTCCGGTCTCGTTGCTGACGTGGCTGGCAAACTTTTTTGTGCAGCGCCGTGCGGGAACGATTGCTGTGCTGTCGTCAGTCGCGGGCGATCGCGGGCGTAAATCGAACTACGTCTACGGATCGTCGAAGGCGGGGCTGTCGGCGTTTCTTGCCGGGCTGCGCAATCGCGTCGACCGCGAAGGCGTGACCGTGCTGACGATCAAGCCGGGACCGACGAAGACGGCGATGACCGCCGGCATGAAGGGCGCGGAGAAGTTTGCCGACGTCGACAAGGTTGCGGCAAGCATCGTGAAGGCGGTCGATGGACGTGCAGACTCGCTCTACGTGCCTTTCCAGTGGCAGCCGATCATGTTTGTGATCCGGCACATCCCGGAGAGGGTCTTCAAGAAGCTGAATCTCTGAGCACCCCACGCTGCGTTGCTACTCTTCGACGCGGTGGCCGTCCTTGCTGAAGAAGCTGAGTTGTCGCCGGTAGCAGCGCTGTTTTTCCAGGTCGAAGGCGATGCAGGAGTCGAAGGGCTTGGAGTAGACGTGCAGGCTGACGCAGCCTGTCGTTCCGGCGTTCTCGATCTGGTGGATGGTCTGGAGCTTGTCGACGGTGACGATGCCGGTTCCTTCGGA
This genomic window contains:
- a CDS encoding amidase — encoded protein: MSEQSMVLNRRWFLGVCSAAGLGQTLLPGVLWGMAAQASSNPTTNIEGAGVDRDHLAKITPEMIDAAAAIAAIKLTAEQKTMVLEDLRQQRDSVLVIRSMKIPNSVAPAFVFDPVPAGMKLDTVRKPMRMSKSPEVNGLVAGGEAGLAFGSVRVLAELVKTRKVGSLELTKMYLARLKRYDPQLHFAITLTEERALKQAAEADKEIAGGKYRGPLHGIPWGAKDLLAVKGYPTTWGAAGFEKQSFDYDATVVERLDAAGAVLVAKLTMGALAQGDLWFGGRTRNPWNPKQGSSGSSAGSASAVSAGCVGFAIGTETLGSISSPSTRCGTTGLRPTFGFVPRTGAMALSWTMDKIGPICRSVEDCALVMNAIYGPDGHDRSVKDAAFNWDAEFDWKKLRVGYLKSEFDLPVLEANATEEHKRDFARELYDAKYGQAALEALKKMGVKLVEVKMPKGYHFGDITPVLGAEAAAAFDELTLSGRDSLLNGQESFDWPNSFRRARFYSAVDYIQAQRARSLAMDAMAKLFSEVDVIVTPSDGAQLSATNLTGHPAVIVPNGVRGDDAPLGDHLDDGDRRNTRGPGTPVSLTFLGGLYSDARLAAFARAYQEATGFHRLHPKLG
- a CDS encoding PEP-CTERM sorting domain-containing protein, with protein sequence MRRLSVVLALATLAGGAPALLADSIPYANVGTPAPSSTLVAQSTGSVTGYFLGQSAADNSVVRMIDVTSGYTSVYLFPNHSTAVGASADFGPVNAGDILIFELLDLSSGFTLSTDAATNIDGVNHGYATLFAGGLLGTETYPAGTYIGMEDTPWGDYDYNDNQFLFTNVAPAPEPGTLLLLGTGILGAAGTLRRKMFAR
- the gyrB gene encoding DNA topoisomerase (ATP-hydrolyzing) subunit B, with product MATTAVPTGTELLEESSDQKTGQAKPASGGYSAENITVLEGLAAVRKRPAMYIGSTGEQGLHHLVYEVVDNSVDEALAGHASRIDVTIHVDNSITVTDDGRGIPVDNKTVNGKTMPGVQVVLTMLHAGGKFDASNYKVSGGLHGVGVSCVNALSEEFDVEIWRDGFAWTQDYSKGDPISKLRQMGPSKKLGTKIHFLPDKSIFTVTEYNYDTLAQRLRELAFLNKGLEIHLTDERTADAKTGEAKHQEFKYVGGIAEFIKHLNKGKQVLHDKPIYMEAERDNVAMEIALQYNDAYSETIFTFANNINTVDGGTHLQGFRAALTRTINWAGQQMGLFKDVKENLSGDDVREGLVAVISVKLSQPQFEGQTKGKLNSDIAGTVQAFINERLGAFLEQNPSVAKKIINKAIDAARAREAARKARDLTRRKGALDGGGLPGKLADCSEREPDRCELYLVEGESAGGTAKQGRDRKFQAILPLKGKILNVEKARYDKMLGHEEIRAMITALGTGIGKDDFDTTKLRYGKLILMTDADVDGSHIRTLLLTFFFRHMTELIKRGHVYIAQPPLYRIKKGKFEQYIKDDREYVSVMVKRASDGMVIRYGEGGAKLEGAALTKFMGQLNDYLGFFDKVEKRLRNEEVTREFADLFAHEGKEPAKRADFESPDKLKAMKAKLEAVAKTYQFKHVGEVEFDEEHKMYSVNFTDAQGAVRTIDWTLASAPESRQMLGKHAQIREQLTGPFVIEYAAKGSKAEAAEEAEEAASDEGVAETAAAPGTALEAKAGKRQSKASQDPVEKKTAREVFEYVIEQGRKEYQVQRYKGLGEMTAPQLWETTMDPERRTLLQVKLEDIAACEEIFTTLMGEDVESRRKFIEENALDVKNLDI
- the rpmI gene encoding 50S ribosomal protein L35, whose protein sequence is MPKLKTHSGAAKRFKKTGTGKFKRGQSKMRHILTSKKTKTKRHLRSITLVSEADSAKVARMIPYA
- the rplT gene encoding 50S ribosomal protein L20, with amino-acid sequence MPRVKRSTKRSDRRKKILKRASGYFLTKSKLYQAAQEAVERSLMFAYTGRKQKKRQFRSLWIVRIGAAAKLNGMSYSTFIDGLKKAGNGLDRKILADIAANDAAGFTALAEQAKAALAAAKSEKKAA
- a CDS encoding metallophosphoesterase family protein, which translates into the protein MLHRLGMVLAVVTTATCSVAAQVTPHRPSLANHPAPAANDAANRPAPVVEANAVIVHGPIAVAASQTSATIEWTTNVPAITRIEYGPGNFQQTAEANQFGQLPVTTLHRIELTGLKAGQRYQYRIVATPVVRLKPYWPVDGTPTQSAVYSLTTLPPSGQDISFSLITDTHESLPRISSLMSSIPWSSTDFLVHLGDGLDYATDEDQVFDHWLDPLGKALNGKPLLIARGNHEWRGPFARSMANYLTPAGEGRYFYARSTGPVHLLIMDSGEDKPDATPVYAGLNRQAPYRAQELQWFREQVKSDPELAAAPFRVVLMHQPDWGWLDGHNTDWTAVANAAKVDLVIAGHYHRFVHFNAGEAGNNYPVLVVGQDQVAHVDASKDKLHVTVTATDGTVVDTFDVMRRTH
- a CDS encoding polysaccharide deacetylase family protein — encoded protein: MSLLRKKLLLAIGVLCCAAPLCAQQIALTFDDLPENGELPPHVTRLQIARSILATLKRERMPPIYGFVNAISFKDAPEEISFLKAWRAAGQPLGNHTYSHASLTADTVAQYETEIAKDEPVLKRFMGSQDWRWFRYPYLSEGETPEKRDAIRSYLDQKGYKIAQVSLDFKDYLWTDAYVRCAQQHNAKEMQAMEQGYLAAADQSITVFRQGTQALYGHEIPYVLLLHVGALDAKMLPRLIALLRQRGFTFVTLPEAMSDPAYKENPNVALADGVPFQEQVAIARHLTFPHIEDRAKYLDSVCPEH
- a CDS encoding FAD-binding oxidoreductase is translated as MPEIETQQRLTYKQGSARKSAPGEASFESWGRYPSYKANIIPLHWQSDFPAAVRGIHDAVLPVGLGRSYGDVCLLDQGNLLPTPAMNRLISFDPETGLLTAEAGISLAQILDFSVPRGFFLPVTPGTKYVTLGGAIANDIHGKNHHVAGTFGRHVTEFELVRSDGTVLRCSPNENPEFYAMTIGGLGLTGLIRWATLRLKPIVSRKIDYEGIQFHGIDEFLYLTEASKEIEYTVSWVDCTSTGKNFCRGIFMQGDHSTRRDELKPSPEPKLVFPFNAPGFALNHVSVSAFNTLFFHKQMGKRQVALQDYEPFFYPLDKVLHWNRMYGKSGLLQFQYVIPWNNAREGTVAILKEVAKSGLASFLAVLKAFGDVPSPGVMSFPRPGITLALDFPIKPGKSFPLFERLADMTLEFGGRLYPAKDAAMTAAQFQAFYPEWRQLARFRDPLITSSFWERVTGEQPNL